One genomic window of Haliotis asinina isolate JCU_RB_2024 chromosome 4, JCU_Hal_asi_v2, whole genome shotgun sequence includes the following:
- the LOC137282426 gene encoding uncharacterized protein isoform X3, translated as MTCDAMISDYYTQAVGSTLQSQEHYFDATVREIIDNLVLPEGVTFTVGDYGCRDGFSTQEIFGYVIDSLKERHGEQVPVHIIYEDLASNDFNALIRTVGGNGMVSADHPKVYMAICPTSFYEQCVPDNTFHLLASFWSVHCLSSSVSYNDSLFSFPDASRDEIDVVQAQARKEWQRFLLIRAKELKPGGCMMMILPAEVSGRRYGQSRVHLQNLWIAMTKVWRLLRDLRVITKSEYKAANFSSYYRSEEELRAPFSDAASQVVQAGLRIKSLEICHQEPNSMKCGVMADRETSAGRFVWTIRSWTERIFLQALSNRSRASRLDVVNSFYDRLLEHILQQDLSDCGWNNIIAYLVIVKLRAEEATVPEYQEVNKQHCA; from the exons ATgacgtgtga CGCCATGATTTCTGACTACTACACACAAGCTGTTGGCTCTACCTTGCAATCTCAGGAACACTACTTTGATGCAACCGTGCGTGAGATCATAG ATAATCTAGTACTCCCAGAAGGAGTTACCTTTACTGTTGGAGACTATGGATGCCGTGACGGTTTCTCAACCCAGGAGATATTTGGTTATGTCATAG ACTCCTTGAAAGAACGACACGGAGAACAGGTGCCCGTTCATATAATCTACGAAGATCTGGCCAGCAACGACTTCAATGCATTGATTCGGACAGTAGGCG GTAACGGCATGGTGTCTGCAGATCACCCAAAGGTCTACATGGCCATCTGTCCCACCAGCTTCTATGAGCAGTGTGTCCCTGACAACACCTTCCACCTGTTGGCCAGTTTCTGGTCAGTTCACTGTCTTTCCAG CTCTGTGTCATACAACGACTCCTTGTTTTCTTTCCCCGATGCCTCGCGTGATGAAATCGATGTTGTGCAGGCGCAGGCCCGTAAGGAATGGCAACGCTTCCTCCTGATCAGAGCCAAGGAATTAAAACCAG GCGGATGCATGATGATGATACTACCTGCTGAAGTCTCTGGAAGACGATATGGTCAGAGCAGagttcatttacaaaatctcTGGATTGCCATGACGAAAGTATGGAGATTGCTCCGTGATTTGCGTGTAATCACTAAG AGCGAGTACAAAGCAGCGAACTTCTCCTCGTACTACAGAAGTGAGGAGGAACTGAGAGCACCATTCTCTGACGCCGCCTCTCAGGTGGTCCAGGCAGGCCTCCGTATCAAGTCCCTGGAGATATGCCATCAGGAGCCCAACAGCATGAAATGCG GTGTGATGGCGGATAGAGAGACGTCAGCTGGAAGGTTTGTTTGGACTATCCGATCCTGGACAGAACGTATCTTCTTGCAGGCTTTGTCCAACAGATCCCGTGCGTCCAGACTGGACGTGGTCAACTCCTTCTATGACAGACTGCTGGAGCACATACTACAACAGGACTTGTCAGACTGTGGCTGGAATAACATCATAGCCTACCTCGTCATCGTCAAGCTTAGAGCAGAGGAAGCTACCGTGCCTGAATACCAGGAAGTTAATAAGCAACATTGCGCGTAG
- the LOC137282426 gene encoding uncharacterized protein isoform X4 codes for MISDYYTQAVGSTLQSQEHYFDATVREIIDNLVLPEGVTFTVGDYGCRDGFSTQEIFGYVIDSLKERHGEQVPVHIIYEDLASNDFNALIRTVGGNGMVSADHPKVYMAICPTSFYEQCVPDNTFHLLASFWSVHCLSSSVSYNDSLFSFPDASRDEIDVVQAQARKEWQRFLLIRAKELKPGGCMMMILPAEVSGRRYGQSRVHLQNLWIAMTKVWRLLRDLRVITKSEYKAANFSSYYRSEEELRAPFSDAASQVVQAGLRIKSLEICHQEPNSMKCGVMADRETSAGRFVWTIRSWTERIFLQALSNRSRASRLDVVNSFYDRLLEHILQQDLSDCGWNNIIAYLVIVKLRAEEATVPEYQEVNKQHCA; via the exons ATGATTTCTGACTACTACACACAAGCTGTTGGCTCTACCTTGCAATCTCAGGAACACTACTTTGATGCAACCGTGCGTGAGATCATAG ATAATCTAGTACTCCCAGAAGGAGTTACCTTTACTGTTGGAGACTATGGATGCCGTGACGGTTTCTCAACCCAGGAGATATTTGGTTATGTCATAG ACTCCTTGAAAGAACGACACGGAGAACAGGTGCCCGTTCATATAATCTACGAAGATCTGGCCAGCAACGACTTCAATGCATTGATTCGGACAGTAGGCG GTAACGGCATGGTGTCTGCAGATCACCCAAAGGTCTACATGGCCATCTGTCCCACCAGCTTCTATGAGCAGTGTGTCCCTGACAACACCTTCCACCTGTTGGCCAGTTTCTGGTCAGTTCACTGTCTTTCCAG CTCTGTGTCATACAACGACTCCTTGTTTTCTTTCCCCGATGCCTCGCGTGATGAAATCGATGTTGTGCAGGCGCAGGCCCGTAAGGAATGGCAACGCTTCCTCCTGATCAGAGCCAAGGAATTAAAACCAG GCGGATGCATGATGATGATACTACCTGCTGAAGTCTCTGGAAGACGATATGGTCAGAGCAGagttcatttacaaaatctcTGGATTGCCATGACGAAAGTATGGAGATTGCTCCGTGATTTGCGTGTAATCACTAAG AGCGAGTACAAAGCAGCGAACTTCTCCTCGTACTACAGAAGTGAGGAGGAACTGAGAGCACCATTCTCTGACGCCGCCTCTCAGGTGGTCCAGGCAGGCCTCCGTATCAAGTCCCTGGAGATATGCCATCAGGAGCCCAACAGCATGAAATGCG GTGTGATGGCGGATAGAGAGACGTCAGCTGGAAGGTTTGTTTGGACTATCCGATCCTGGACAGAACGTATCTTCTTGCAGGCTTTGTCCAACAGATCCCGTGCGTCCAGACTGGACGTGGTCAACTCCTTCTATGACAGACTGCTGGAGCACATACTACAACAGGACTTGTCAGACTGTGGCTGGAATAACATCATAGCCTACCTCGTCATCGTCAAGCTTAGAGCAGAGGAAGCTACCGTGCCTGAATACCAGGAAGTTAATAAGCAACATTGCGCGTAG
- the LOC137282426 gene encoding uncharacterized protein isoform X2 has protein sequence MAVNDVAMISDYYTQAVGSTLQSQEHYFDATVREIIDNLVLPEGVTFTVGDYGCRDGFSTQEIFGYVIDSLKERHGEQVPVHIIYEDLASNDFNALIRTVGGNGMVSADHPKVYMAICPTSFYEQCVPDNTFHLLASFWSVHCLSSSVSYNDSLFSFPDASRDEIDVVQAQARKEWQRFLLIRAKELKPGGCMMMILPAEVSGRRYGQSRVHLQNLWIAMTKVWRLLRDLRVITKSEYKAANFSSYYRSEEELRAPFSDAASQVVQAGLRIKSLEICHQEPNSMKCGVMADRETSAGRFVWTIRSWTERIFLQALSNRSRASRLDVVNSFYDRLLEHILQQDLSDCGWNNIIAYLVIVKLRAEEATVPEYQEVNKQHCA, from the exons ATGGCAGTCAATgacgt CGCCATGATTTCTGACTACTACACACAAGCTGTTGGCTCTACCTTGCAATCTCAGGAACACTACTTTGATGCAACCGTGCGTGAGATCATAG ATAATCTAGTACTCCCAGAAGGAGTTACCTTTACTGTTGGAGACTATGGATGCCGTGACGGTTTCTCAACCCAGGAGATATTTGGTTATGTCATAG ACTCCTTGAAAGAACGACACGGAGAACAGGTGCCCGTTCATATAATCTACGAAGATCTGGCCAGCAACGACTTCAATGCATTGATTCGGACAGTAGGCG GTAACGGCATGGTGTCTGCAGATCACCCAAAGGTCTACATGGCCATCTGTCCCACCAGCTTCTATGAGCAGTGTGTCCCTGACAACACCTTCCACCTGTTGGCCAGTTTCTGGTCAGTTCACTGTCTTTCCAG CTCTGTGTCATACAACGACTCCTTGTTTTCTTTCCCCGATGCCTCGCGTGATGAAATCGATGTTGTGCAGGCGCAGGCCCGTAAGGAATGGCAACGCTTCCTCCTGATCAGAGCCAAGGAATTAAAACCAG GCGGATGCATGATGATGATACTACCTGCTGAAGTCTCTGGAAGACGATATGGTCAGAGCAGagttcatttacaaaatctcTGGATTGCCATGACGAAAGTATGGAGATTGCTCCGTGATTTGCGTGTAATCACTAAG AGCGAGTACAAAGCAGCGAACTTCTCCTCGTACTACAGAAGTGAGGAGGAACTGAGAGCACCATTCTCTGACGCCGCCTCTCAGGTGGTCCAGGCAGGCCTCCGTATCAAGTCCCTGGAGATATGCCATCAGGAGCCCAACAGCATGAAATGCG GTGTGATGGCGGATAGAGAGACGTCAGCTGGAAGGTTTGTTTGGACTATCCGATCCTGGACAGAACGTATCTTCTTGCAGGCTTTGTCCAACAGATCCCGTGCGTCCAGACTGGACGTGGTCAACTCCTTCTATGACAGACTGCTGGAGCACATACTACAACAGGACTTGTCAGACTGTGGCTGGAATAACATCATAGCCTACCTCGTCATCGTCAAGCTTAGAGCAGAGGAAGCTACCGTGCCTGAATACCAGGAAGTTAATAAGCAACATTGCGCGTAG
- the LOC137282426 gene encoding uncharacterized protein isoform X1, producing MHVTSPTQGRVQHNAMISDYYTQAVGSTLQSQEHYFDATVREIIDNLVLPEGVTFTVGDYGCRDGFSTQEIFGYVIDSLKERHGEQVPVHIIYEDLASNDFNALIRTVGGNGMVSADHPKVYMAICPTSFYEQCVPDNTFHLLASFWSVHCLSSSVSYNDSLFSFPDASRDEIDVVQAQARKEWQRFLLIRAKELKPGGCMMMILPAEVSGRRYGQSRVHLQNLWIAMTKVWRLLRDLRVITKSEYKAANFSSYYRSEEELRAPFSDAASQVVQAGLRIKSLEICHQEPNSMKCGVMADRETSAGRFVWTIRSWTERIFLQALSNRSRASRLDVVNSFYDRLLEHILQQDLSDCGWNNIIAYLVIVKLRAEEATVPEYQEVNKQHCA from the exons ATGCATGTGACATCACCAACGCAGGGACGGGTACAGCATAA CGCCATGATTTCTGACTACTACACACAAGCTGTTGGCTCTACCTTGCAATCTCAGGAACACTACTTTGATGCAACCGTGCGTGAGATCATAG ATAATCTAGTACTCCCAGAAGGAGTTACCTTTACTGTTGGAGACTATGGATGCCGTGACGGTTTCTCAACCCAGGAGATATTTGGTTATGTCATAG ACTCCTTGAAAGAACGACACGGAGAACAGGTGCCCGTTCATATAATCTACGAAGATCTGGCCAGCAACGACTTCAATGCATTGATTCGGACAGTAGGCG GTAACGGCATGGTGTCTGCAGATCACCCAAAGGTCTACATGGCCATCTGTCCCACCAGCTTCTATGAGCAGTGTGTCCCTGACAACACCTTCCACCTGTTGGCCAGTTTCTGGTCAGTTCACTGTCTTTCCAG CTCTGTGTCATACAACGACTCCTTGTTTTCTTTCCCCGATGCCTCGCGTGATGAAATCGATGTTGTGCAGGCGCAGGCCCGTAAGGAATGGCAACGCTTCCTCCTGATCAGAGCCAAGGAATTAAAACCAG GCGGATGCATGATGATGATACTACCTGCTGAAGTCTCTGGAAGACGATATGGTCAGAGCAGagttcatttacaaaatctcTGGATTGCCATGACGAAAGTATGGAGATTGCTCCGTGATTTGCGTGTAATCACTAAG AGCGAGTACAAAGCAGCGAACTTCTCCTCGTACTACAGAAGTGAGGAGGAACTGAGAGCACCATTCTCTGACGCCGCCTCTCAGGTGGTCCAGGCAGGCCTCCGTATCAAGTCCCTGGAGATATGCCATCAGGAGCCCAACAGCATGAAATGCG GTGTGATGGCGGATAGAGAGACGTCAGCTGGAAGGTTTGTTTGGACTATCCGATCCTGGACAGAACGTATCTTCTTGCAGGCTTTGTCCAACAGATCCCGTGCGTCCAGACTGGACGTGGTCAACTCCTTCTATGACAGACTGCTGGAGCACATACTACAACAGGACTTGTCAGACTGTGGCTGGAATAACATCATAGCCTACCTCGTCATCGTCAAGCTTAGAGCAGAGGAAGCTACCGTGCCTGAATACCAGGAAGTTAATAAGCAACATTGCGCGTAG